In a genomic window of Flavobacterium lipolyticum:
- a CDS encoding outer membrane beta-barrel family protein, which yields MKKIKFAVLLVCLFTSLYNYAQQAPPARNKVKVTGKVLEKVSKQPLEYATISITAPNDTKVIAGGITNPKGEFDVAIAPGTYDIKVEFISFKPTFIKGKTISGDTALGVVSLSEDAAQLSEVVVRAEKSSVEIKLDKKVYNVGQDMMVKGGTVSDVLDNVPSVSVDSEGNVSLRGSDNIRILIDGRPSNAINVAEALRQLPADAIDKVEVITNPSARYDAEGGSGIINIILKKGKNQGFNGTFIASTGLPETYGLSANLNYKTEKLNYFTTAGYNYRTNEGMGLTNTSYYNADGSPKGYLDEDRDTKRIRNGFNARAGMEWTVAPNTFWTNAINYQKNSGEDKDYINYNNFDAAHAFTGTTNRFNNADTKSENVEFTSNLIKNFNDKGHKLTADLSVSRNTDDSDGLITALPTSNTTLNDQVQKQILLQADYVLPLGKGSQFEAGYKGSFGDLNNEYNVTNLINGNYVIDPKKSNTLEYKENINALYAQYGLKVNKFSYLFGLRWEDTNIQVNLLDNSIFNTKKYNNLFPSAFVSYEISDQSNFTASYSKRLSRPRGRFMNPALNYASNINIFQGNPDLDPSLTDKFDVGYIKRWEKVTFSSSAYFENTKDVFSFVRTPNGDKVDGIPVILSRPINLGKEQKYGFEFTFNYSPYKWWKINSNFNLYNVKTTGENTYTDTNNQVIVQNLNNQANTWFARISSKVTLPYKIDWQLSGTYNGAQKTAQGKILDQFGMNTAFSKDVLKDKATIAFNISDIFNSRIMRSYTYLQNDTTLESQTSYGEMQFRKRQFNLSFTYRFNKPKSDREKPGAPKNDGDGGGEFPG from the coding sequence ATGAAGAAAATCAAATTTGCTGTATTGCTTGTATGCCTATTTACAAGTTTGTACAACTATGCACAACAGGCACCTCCTGCCAGAAACAAGGTAAAAGTTACCGGGAAAGTTCTCGAAAAAGTAAGCAAACAACCTCTTGAGTACGCTACTATTTCGATCACGGCCCCAAATGACACCAAAGTTATAGCTGGTGGAATCACCAATCCAAAAGGAGAGTTTGATGTGGCTATTGCCCCGGGTACTTACGATATAAAAGTTGAATTTATTTCGTTTAAACCTACTTTTATTAAAGGAAAAACAATTTCCGGAGACACTGCTTTAGGTGTCGTAAGTTTATCCGAAGACGCTGCGCAATTAAGTGAAGTTGTCGTTCGTGCCGAAAAATCAAGTGTCGAAATAAAACTGGACAAAAAAGTTTACAATGTTGGACAGGATATGATGGTCAAAGGCGGAACAGTAAGTGATGTTTTAGACAATGTTCCTTCTGTTTCTGTTGATTCTGAAGGAAATGTAAGCTTACGAGGCAGTGACAATATCCGAATTTTAATTGACGGACGTCCTTCAAATGCGATCAATGTAGCTGAGGCTTTACGTCAGCTTCCTGCAGATGCTATCGACAAAGTAGAAGTAATTACTAATCCATCAGCACGTTATGATGCAGAGGGAGGATCAGGAATCATCAATATCATTCTTAAAAAAGGAAAAAATCAGGGGTTCAACGGAACTTTTATTGCTTCAACAGGACTTCCTGAAACTTATGGTTTGAGTGCCAACTTAAATTATAAAACCGAAAAACTAAACTATTTTACCACTGCAGGTTACAACTACAGAACCAATGAAGGTATGGGTTTAACCAATACTTCTTATTATAATGCCGATGGATCTCCAAAAGGTTATTTAGATGAAGATCGTGATACCAAAAGAATCCGAAACGGTTTTAATGCCAGAGCGGGTATGGAATGGACAGTTGCTCCTAATACCTTCTGGACAAATGCCATTAATTATCAAAAAAACTCAGGTGAGGATAAAGATTATATTAACTACAATAATTTTGATGCCGCTCACGCTTTTACAGGAACAACTAATCGTTTCAATAATGCCGATACCAAAAGTGAAAACGTAGAATTTACTTCGAACTTAATCAAAAATTTCAACGATAAAGGACACAAACTGACTGCCGATTTATCAGTTTCCAGAAATACAGACGATAGCGACGGGCTTATTACCGCTCTACCTACTTCTAATACCACTCTAAACGATCAGGTACAAAAACAAATACTACTTCAGGCAGATTATGTTCTTCCACTAGGAAAAGGAAGTCAGTTTGAGGCGGGATACAAAGGAAGTTTTGGAGATTTAAACAACGAGTACAACGTTACAAATCTTATCAATGGAAACTATGTTATAGATCCAAAAAAATCAAATACTTTAGAATACAAAGAGAACATCAATGCACTTTATGCACAGTACGGACTGAAAGTCAATAAATTCTCTTATTTATTTGGCTTACGTTGGGAAGACACGAATATTCAAGTAAACTTATTAGACAATAGTATTTTTAACACCAAAAAATACAACAACTTGTTTCCAAGTGCTTTTGTTAGTTATGAAATTTCAGATCAGAGTAACTTCACTGCCAGTTATAGTAAACGTTTATCCAGACCGAGAGGACGTTTCATGAATCCGGCTCTTAATTACGCCAGTAACATTAACATTTTCCAGGGAAATCCGGACTTAGATCCATCATTAACCGATAAATTTGATGTAGGATATATCAAAAGATGGGAAAAAGTGACCTTTAGTTCTTCTGCTTATTTCGAAAATACAAAAGATGTTTTCAGCTTTGTCAGAACTCCAAATGGAGATAAAGTAGACGGGATTCCTGTTATTTTAAGCCGTCCTATCAACTTAGGAAAAGAGCAAAAATATGGTTTCGAATTTACCTTCAATTACAGCCCGTATAAATGGTGGAAAATAAACAGTAACTTCAACCTTTACAATGTAAAAACAACCGGAGAGAACACGTATACAGACACAAACAATCAAGTGATTGTACAAAATCTGAACAATCAGGCCAACACCTGGTTTGCCAGAATTAGTTCAAAAGTTACATTGCCATATAAAATTGACTGGCAGTTAAGCGGTACCTACAATGGCGCACAAAAAACAGCACAGGGTAAGATTCTAGACCAATTTGGAATGAATACCGCTTTCAGTAAAGATGTATTGAAAGACAAGGCCACAATTGCGTTTAATATCAGTGACATTTTTAACTCAAGAATCATGAGATCGTATACTTACCTTCAAAATGATACCACTCTTGAAAGTCAAACATCTTACGGCGAAATGCAATTCCGTAAACGTCAATTCAATCTATCGTTTACGTACCGTTTCAACAAACCAAAAAGTGACAGAGAAAAACCGGGCGCACCTAAAAATGACGGTGACGGCGGTGGAGAATTCCCTGGATAA
- the fumC gene encoding class II fumarate hydratase: MKYRIEKDTMGEVQVPADKYWGAQTERSRNNFKIGAAGSMPQEIIEGFAYLKKAAAYANYDLGVLPIEKRDAIAAVCDEILEGKLDDQFPLVIWQTGSGTQSNMNVNEVIANRAQVLQGFGIGEGEQFIKANDDVNKSQSSNDTFPTGMHIAAYKMIVETTIPGVEKLHATLVKKATEFKDVVKIGRTHLMDATPLTLGQEISGYAAQLSFGLKALKNTLAHLSEIALGGTAVGTGLNTPKGYDVKVAEYIATFTNHPFVTAENKFEALAAHDAIVETHGALKQLAVALNKIANDVRMLASGPRSGIGEIHIPENEPGSSIMPGKVNPTQCEALTMVCAQVIGNDMAIAVGGMQGHYELNVFKPVMAANFLQSARLLGDACVSFDEHCAQGIEPNYKRIKELVDNSLMLVTALNTKIGYYKAAEIAQTAHKNGTTLKEEAVRLGYVSPEDFDAWVKPEEMV, translated from the coding sequence ATGAAATACAGAATAGAAAAAGACACGATGGGTGAAGTTCAGGTTCCGGCAGATAAGTACTGGGGAGCACAAACGGAACGTTCCAGAAACAACTTCAAAATTGGTGCAGCGGGATCTATGCCACAGGAAATCATTGAAGGCTTTGCTTATCTTAAAAAAGCAGCTGCTTATGCCAATTACGATCTGGGCGTTTTACCAATCGAAAAAAGAGATGCCATAGCAGCCGTTTGTGACGAAATTCTTGAAGGAAAACTAGACGATCAATTTCCTCTTGTCATCTGGCAGACTGGTTCGGGAACACAAAGCAATATGAATGTGAATGAAGTAATTGCCAATCGCGCACAAGTTTTACAAGGGTTTGGTATTGGAGAAGGCGAACAATTTATAAAAGCAAACGACGATGTCAATAAATCACAGTCTTCTAACGATACTTTTCCAACCGGAATGCATATTGCTGCTTACAAGATGATTGTTGAAACCACCATTCCGGGAGTTGAAAAACTACACGCTACTTTGGTAAAAAAAGCAACCGAATTTAAGGATGTGGTAAAAATCGGTCGTACACATCTTATGGATGCCACCCCTCTAACTCTTGGACAGGAAATTTCAGGTTACGCCGCTCAATTGTCTTTTGGATTAAAAGCCCTGAAAAACACCTTAGCGCATTTATCTGAAATCGCTTTAGGCGGTACAGCAGTTGGTACCGGATTGAACACTCCAAAAGGATATGATGTAAAAGTAGCTGAATATATTGCAACATTTACGAATCATCCCTTTGTTACTGCCGAAAACAAATTTGAAGCTTTGGCTGCACACGATGCAATTGTGGAGACTCACGGGGCTTTAAAACAATTGGCAGTTGCTCTGAACAAAATTGCAAACGATGTGAGAATGTTAGCATCAGGACCACGTTCAGGTATTGGTGAAATTCATATTCCGGAAAACGAACCAGGATCGTCTATCATGCCTGGAAAAGTAAATCCAACCCAATGTGAAGCTTTAACCATGGTTTGCGCCCAAGTAATTGGAAATGATATGGCAATCGCTGTTGGCGGAATGCAAGGACACTATGAACTAAATGTTTTCAAACCGGTTATGGCAGCCAACTTTCTGCAATCGGCAAGATTATTAGGAGATGCCTGTGTTTCGTTTGATGAACATTGTGCACAGGGAATCGAACCCAACTACAAACGTATTAAAGAACTGGTAGACAATTCACTGATGCTGGTTACAGCTTTAAACACCAAAATAGGCTACTACAAAGCTGCCGAAATTGCTCAGACCGCTCACAAAAACGGAACTACACTTAAAGAAGAAGCCGTTCGTTTAGGATACGTTAGCCCGGAAGATTTTGATGCCTGGGTGAAACCGGAGGAGATGGTCTAG
- a CDS encoding NAD(P)-dependent oxidoreductase produces MKFGIIKERKNPPDRRVVFAPNELTKLKQLYHEAVVEVESSDIRIFSDIQYKSMGITVTEDLSNCDVLFGVKEVPVENLIPNKAYFFFSHTIKKQPYNRKLLQAILEKNIDLYDHETIVDAHNRRLIGFGRYAGMVGVYNGIRAFGIKFELFKLPKAETLDGKEALIKHLKRITMPALKFVITGTGKVGSGAKEILDAIKVKEVTVDNYLTKNYAQAIYVQLDVLEYNKRIDGQVVDFKDFVAHPEEYVSDFEKFTKVTDIYFAGHFYATGAPMILTREMLNANDCKLKVVADISCDVNGPIACTLRSSTIADPLYGYFPLEDIEVDLFHPAAVAVMAVDNLPCEIPKDASEGFGEQFMEHVIPAFFNGDKDGILKRAKITEKGKLTERFSYLQDYVDGK; encoded by the coding sequence ATGAAATTTGGAATCATAAAAGAAAGAAAAAACCCGCCGGATCGCAGAGTTGTTTTTGCTCCTAATGAACTTACAAAATTGAAACAGCTGTATCACGAAGCAGTAGTGGAGGTAGAGAGCTCTGATATCAGGATTTTTTCGGATATACAATATAAGAGTATGGGAATCACAGTTACGGAAGATCTTTCTAATTGTGATGTATTATTTGGAGTAAAAGAAGTTCCGGTTGAGAATTTGATTCCGAATAAGGCTTACTTCTTCTTTTCGCATACTATTAAGAAACAGCCTTATAACCGAAAACTGTTACAGGCTATTTTGGAAAAAAATATAGATTTATACGATCATGAAACTATAGTAGATGCTCACAACCGCCGTTTAATTGGTTTTGGAAGATACGCAGGTATGGTTGGCGTTTACAACGGAATTCGTGCTTTTGGGATTAAGTTTGAGTTGTTTAAGCTGCCGAAAGCGGAAACACTGGACGGAAAAGAGGCTTTAATTAAACATTTGAAGCGCATTACCATGCCCGCTTTGAAATTTGTGATTACCGGAACGGGTAAAGTAGGGAGTGGTGCCAAAGAGATTTTGGATGCTATAAAAGTAAAAGAGGTTACAGTTGATAATTATCTGACTAAAAATTATGCACAGGCTATTTATGTACAGTTAGATGTTTTAGAATACAATAAGCGTATTGATGGTCAGGTAGTTGATTTTAAGGATTTTGTAGCGCATCCTGAAGAATATGTTTCTGATTTTGAGAAATTTACAAAAGTAACGGATATTTATTTCGCAGGTCATTTTTATGCGACGGGAGCACCGATGATTTTAACACGTGAAATGCTGAATGCGAACGACTGCAAGTTAAAAGTTGTTGCCGACATTTCTTGTGATGTTAACGGACCAATTGCCTGCACGTTAAGATCTTCGACAATTGCCGATCCTTTGTACGGTTATTTTCCTTTAGAAGATATAGAAGTGGATCTTTTTCATCCTGCGGCAGTAGCAGTGATGGCGGTTGATAATTTACCGTGCGAAATTCCGAAAGATGCAAGTGAAGGTTTCGGAGAGCAATTTATGGAACATGTAATTCCGGCTTTCTTCAATGGTGATAAGGACGGAATCTTAAAACGTGCTAAAATAACTGAGAAAGGAAAACTAACAGAGCGATTTAGCTACCTGCAGGATTATGTAGACGGAAAATAG
- a CDS encoding serine hydrolase domain-containing protein, with the protein MKMSLLKKTNIPQILFLLLVLSSCGNDKKTTADTTTTTEDTLPKMKPLGPEKRISQAYINSVAGRINHFYNKNWPNNTMNGSFLVARNGQIIFERYNGFANKNEGTKITAETPVQIASVSKVLTATAVLKLVNAGKIDLDQKVNTILKTFPYEDCTIRMLLDHRTGMRNYAYFTDRDKSVWDRHNQLTNKDILDILATKNIGLESRTGTRFSYCNTNYAMLALIIEKITGLTYKEAMHQMIFKPLGMKHTYVFDDDKDKKKIVPSYKGNGVEIGFDYLDNVYGDKNIFSTVRDLLKFDRARNSPDFLKPALLKQVYTGYSNERKGTKNYGLGIRMINWETGQNFYFHNGWWHGNTSSYITLMKEHVTIIALSNKMTRNTYAVRKLAPVFGDYPFNFKDEE; encoded by the coding sequence ATGAAAATGAGCCTCCTTAAAAAAACAAATATACCACAAATACTTTTCCTGTTATTAGTTTTAAGTTCATGTGGTAATGATAAAAAAACAACCGCCGATACCACCACTACAACAGAAGATACTTTACCGAAAATGAAACCGTTAGGTCCTGAAAAAAGAATTTCGCAGGCCTATATCAATTCAGTTGCAGGAAGAATAAATCACTTTTACAATAAAAACTGGCCCAACAATACGATGAACGGAAGTTTTTTGGTCGCCCGAAACGGTCAAATTATTTTTGAACGCTATAATGGTTTTGCCAATAAAAACGAAGGCACTAAAATAACCGCAGAAACTCCTGTTCAGATTGCTTCTGTAAGCAAGGTTCTGACTGCTACTGCTGTTTTAAAACTGGTTAATGCCGGTAAGATCGATTTAGATCAAAAGGTAAATACGATTCTAAAAACCTTTCCATACGAAGACTGTACAATCAGAATGCTTTTGGACCACCGCACCGGAATGCGTAATTATGCCTATTTTACAGACAGAGACAAATCCGTTTGGGACAGGCACAATCAGCTTACCAATAAAGATATCCTGGACATTTTAGCCACCAAGAACATTGGTTTGGAATCCAGAACCGGAACGCGATTTAGTTATTGCAATACCAACTATGCGATGCTGGCTCTAATTATTGAAAAAATTACGGGCTTAACTTATAAAGAAGCCATGCACCAAATGATTTTCAAACCTTTGGGAATGAAACACACCTACGTTTTTGATGATGATAAGGACAAAAAGAAAATTGTTCCTTCTTATAAAGGTAATGGTGTAGAAATTGGTTTTGATTATTTGGACAATGTTTACGGGGACAAAAATATTTTTTCAACAGTGCGAGACCTTTTAAAATTTGATCGTGCCAGAAATTCACCTGATTTTTTAAAACCTGCCTTACTGAAACAAGTTTATACCGGATACAGTAATGAGCGTAAAGGAACCAAAAATTACGGATTAGGAATCAGAATGATCAATTGGGAAACCGGACAGAATTTTTATTTCCACAATGGCTGGTGGCATGGCAATACTTCTTCTTATATCACTTTAATGAAAGAACATGTTACCATAATTGCCTTGTCGAACAAAATGACCCGAAATACCTATGCGGTTCGCAAACTGGCACCAGTTTTTGGCGATTACCCGTTTAACTTCAAGGACGAAGAGTAA
- a CDS encoding GtrA family protein, producing the protein MFSKKAVFTFLQAQVAAFLGGITDYGLMILLTEVFQLHFAFSILISGTVGAVINFSINRIWVFKNQSGYSSHINSQLFKFALVVLGSISLKSFGTLIFQKVFQIDYRIGRLITDSFVSYGFNYPLIKYWVFRANKKQNVVESN; encoded by the coding sequence ATGTTCAGTAAAAAAGCTGTTTTTACTTTTCTGCAAGCACAAGTCGCGGCATTTTTAGGCGGTATTACCGATTATGGTCTGATGATTTTATTAACAGAAGTATTTCAATTGCATTTTGCCTTTTCTATTCTAATTTCCGGGACCGTTGGTGCAGTTATTAATTTCAGCATCAATAGAATCTGGGTGTTTAAAAATCAATCGGGTTATAGCAGCCACATCAACAGCCAGCTTTTTAAATTTGCCTTAGTGGTATTAGGAAGCATTTCCTTAAAATCATTTGGTACCCTTATTTTTCAGAAAGTATTTCAGATCGATTATAGAATTGGAAGATTAATCACAGATAGTTTTGTCTCTTATGGATTTAATTACCCACTGATTAAGTATTGGGTTTTTAGAGCAAACAAAAAACAGAACGTAGTCGAATCAAATTAA
- a CDS encoding DUF4833 domain-containing protein has translation MNRLSFKDFTKSLIVIAILVPIISGNLSAQSKNPSPLNFPTPKNIDNMLFYIQRDPNINTAIYTINYQENGKINKSNPIKAYWIRYAEKGEKKDFNYLQRKFAYGIETKTLENEEFEFKFVSYKKLALTLKKIEADQKYHVFANVNQKKIQVEKIFVRIEGGSFWLPNVKYAEVTGIEALSNKTITERMLLK, from the coding sequence ATGAACAGATTATCCTTTAAAGATTTTACAAAATCACTGATCGTTATAGCGATCTTAGTACCTATAATTTCAGGAAATCTATCGGCACAATCCAAAAATCCATCGCCATTAAATTTCCCAACGCCTAAGAATATAGATAATATGCTATTCTATATTCAGCGAGATCCCAATATAAACACCGCTATTTATACCATAAACTACCAGGAAAATGGAAAAATAAACAAAAGCAATCCTATAAAAGCGTATTGGATTCGATATGCTGAGAAAGGAGAAAAAAAAGATTTCAATTATTTACAACGCAAATTTGCCTACGGAATAGAAACTAAAACTCTCGAAAATGAAGAGTTTGAGTTTAAATTTGTATCGTATAAAAAATTGGCCTTAACCTTGAAAAAGATAGAGGCGGATCAAAAATACCATGTTTTTGCAAATGTAAATCAGAAAAAAATACAGGTAGAAAAAATATTTGTGCGCATTGAAGGAGGTTCTTTCTGGTTACCCAATGTAAAGTATGCCGAGGTGACCGGAATTGAGGCGCTCTCCAATAAAACCATTACCGAAAGGATGTTGTTAAAATAA
- a CDS encoding CDP-alcohol phosphatidyltransferase family protein, which yields MGKETQTEEYSAIVQRAFSDRKRTNILKRAEQLTIVFLLPKVPEFISPNVLTLIGTLGSGLIFLAFVLGAYVTDWYLLLAIIGLIINWLGDSLDGRLAYYRNIPRRWYGFALDIIADWIGIVLVGFGYYIYAKNGTQIVAFAFVALYGWSIIISQLRYKITNEYSIDSGFVGPTELRFIIALILIIEILFHGSITYLAGLITIVLFVINTIDSVRLLKLGDLRDKNQDRYVQ from the coding sequence ATGGGAAAAGAAACACAGACTGAAGAGTATAGTGCAATTGTACAAAGAGCATTTTCAGACCGTAAGCGGACTAATATTTTAAAAAGAGCAGAACAGTTAACGATTGTGTTTTTACTTCCAAAGGTACCTGAATTCATTTCGCCAAACGTACTCACTTTAATTGGTACACTTGGTTCGGGATTGATTTTTTTAGCCTTTGTTTTAGGGGCTTACGTCACCGATTGGTATTTACTTTTGGCTATTATTGGATTGATTATAAATTGGTTAGGCGATTCTTTAGACGGAAGATTGGCTTATTATAGAAATATTCCACGCCGTTGGTACGGTTTTGCACTCGATATTATTGCCGATTGGATTGGTATTGTACTTGTAGGTTTTGGCTACTACATCTATGCTAAAAATGGTACACAAATAGTAGCCTTTGCTTTTGTGGCATTGTATGGCTGGTCTATCATCATCAGTCAGTTACGTTACAAAATTACAAATGAATACAGTATCGATTCCGGTTTTGTTGGTCCAACTGAGCTTCGATTTATTATTGCTTTAATTTTAATTATAGAAATTTTATTTCATGGATCAATCACCTATTTGGCGGGCTTGATAACTATTGTATTGTTTGTAATTAATACGATAGATAGTGTAAGGCTTTTAAAACTGGGTGATTTAAGAGATAAAAACCAGGACCGATATGTTCAGTAA
- a CDS encoding AAA family ATPase codes for MKICFVWVKEFRNFNNLGLNLANDIKFKYQAEDNVILHERVEALPKNFFGKDITDVTGIIGKNGTGKSNALELICKCLKGSKTSLKTEFIIILKVDGGYTCYYNLYNNEIPEVGFKMKFEKYEGAINPLKVVFFSNVYDDRRNNFDKEIVDISVNNRSRSFGIAKTYDFGKQVKFINSKIFRTLNIEIPTNVQITNKVWSNKLASISDKWNRKTNFSGLRRFFKDRTRDLKESSKFVILLKYGFFLEIYPKLSRETIIRFDSDGEFSKELGSIFSDDKLYGFSTDEVSDILLNFIEKQVERYGYGENFVPTEHSSKELYNRLDLIRKQIYFIRELKYQISELELSYSAEGIRGRNTENFIFNYKSDFTNSFVNQFISLFEDCSFLDINWLGISSGHKAYLNLFSSIHNELRLTRTPNLLLCIDEGDLYLHPRWQIEFFDKLLSVLPTIYSGSIQLILTSHSPFLLSDLPKQNITILNNEKSESSSFDGINLAINTFGGNLYDLYSEPFFLGNRRTSDFAYDKIKYLIEKVELDKYTIEEKKELVKLTNILGDDIIKYRINSLLNRND; via the coding sequence ATGAAAATTTGTTTTGTGTGGGTAAAAGAGTTTAGGAATTTTAATAACCTAGGTCTTAATTTAGCGAATGATATTAAGTTTAAGTATCAGGCAGAAGATAATGTTATTTTACATGAAAGGGTGGAGGCATTACCTAAAAATTTTTTTGGGAAAGATATTACCGATGTAACGGGAATAATTGGGAAAAATGGTACTGGAAAAAGTAATGCTCTTGAACTTATATGTAAATGTCTTAAAGGGAGCAAAACATCCTTAAAAACGGAATTTATTATTATATTAAAAGTTGATGGGGGATATACTTGTTATTATAATCTTTATAATAATGAAATTCCTGAAGTAGGCTTCAAAATGAAATTTGAAAAATACGAAGGTGCCATTAATCCGCTAAAAGTGGTATTTTTTTCAAATGTTTATGATGATAGAAGGAACAATTTTGATAAAGAAATTGTTGACATATCGGTTAATAATAGGTCAAGATCATTTGGTATTGCTAAAACTTATGATTTTGGTAAACAAGTCAAGTTTATCAATTCGAAGATATTTAGAACCTTGAATATAGAAATACCTACTAATGTCCAGATTACAAATAAAGTTTGGAGTAATAAATTAGCATCCATATCAGATAAATGGAATCGAAAAACTAATTTTTCAGGTCTTAGAAGATTTTTTAAGGATAGAACTAGGGATTTAAAAGAATCTTCGAAATTCGTAATCTTACTAAAGTATGGATTCTTTTTAGAAATTTACCCCAAGCTTTCAAGAGAAACAATTATACGATTCGACAGTGATGGTGAATTTTCCAAAGAACTAGGCTCAATTTTTTCAGATGACAAATTATATGGTTTTAGTACCGATGAAGTCAGTGATATATTATTGAACTTTATCGAGAAACAGGTTGAAAGATATGGATATGGTGAAAATTTTGTACCAACGGAGCACTCTTCTAAAGAACTATATAATAGATTGGATCTTATTCGAAAGCAAATTTACTTTATTAGGGAATTGAAATATCAAATCTCTGAATTAGAACTGAGTTATTCTGCAGAGGGAATACGAGGAAGAAATACTGAAAATTTCATATTTAATTATAAGTCTGATTTTACCAACTCTTTTGTTAATCAATTTATTTCACTTTTTGAAGATTGTAGTTTTTTGGATATTAATTGGTTGGGTATAAGTTCAGGACACAAAGCATATTTGAATCTTTTTTCATCAATTCATAATGAATTAAGATTGACCAGAACTCCGAATTTACTACTTTGTATTGATGAAGGTGATCTTTATCTTCACCCAAGATGGCAGATTGAATTTTTTGATAAACTGTTGTCTGTGCTTCCGACGATATATAGCGGAAGTATTCAGCTAATTCTGACTTCACATTCACCATTTTTGCTTTCAGATCTTCCTAAACAAAATATTACGATATTAAATAACGAAAAAAGTGAAAGTAGTTCTTTTGACGGTATAAATTTAGCTATAAATACATTTGGAGGGAATTTGTATGATTTATATTCTGAACCATTCTTTTTAGGGAATCGCCGTACGAGCGATTTTGCATATGATAAAATCAAATATCTTATAGAAAAAGTTGAATTGGATAAATATACCATTGAAGAAAAAAAAGAACTTGTCAAATTGACTAATATTCTTGGTGATGATATTATAAAATATAGAATTAACTCTTTATTAAACAGAAATGATTAA